Proteins found in one Quercus robur chromosome 2, dhQueRobu3.1, whole genome shotgun sequence genomic segment:
- the LOC126714398 gene encoding COBRA-like protein 4 gives MRFFVSAFFFLVLLTYTAAYDPLDPNGNVTIKWDIMSWTPDGYVAVVTLNNFQMYRHIMSPGWTLGWTWAKKEVIWSMVGAQATEQGDCSKFKGDIPHCCKKIPTVVDLLPGVPYNQQFTNCCKGGVVAAWGQDPTAAVSAFQLSVGLAGTSNKTVKLPKNFTLLGPGPGYTCGPAKVVPSTAFLTPDHRRKTQALMTWNVTCTYSQFLARKNPSCCVSFSSFYNDTITPCPSCACGCQNKNKCVKSDSKILQMKGINTPKKDNTPLLQCTHHMCPVRVHWHVKQNYKDYWRVKLAVTNFNYRMNYTLWSLVVQHPNLNNVTQVFSFDYKPLVPYESINDTGMFYGMKYYNDLLMEAGPFGNIQSEVLLQKDKNTFTFKQGWAFPRKVYFNGDECMLPPPDTYPHLPNSAPKSLLALSTLISSLIFLLISIW, from the exons ATGAGATTTTTTGTCTCcgctttcttcttccttgtgTTGCTTACTTATACAG CTGCATATGATCCCTTGGATCCAAATGGGAACGTTACAATTAAATGGGATATCATGTCTTGGACCCCAGATGGCTATGTG GCGGTTGTAACATTGAACAATTTCCAAATGTACCGCCACATAATGAGTCCAGGTTGGACCTTAGGATGGACATGGGCTAAGAAGGAAGTGATATGGTCCATGGTAGGGGCTCAAGCCACTGAACAAGGAGACTGTTCCAAATTCAAAGGTGACATACCTCATTGCTGCAAGAAAATTCCAACAGTTGTAGATCTGCTCCCTGGTGTCCCTTACAACCAGCAATTCACAAATTGCTGCAAAGGTGGTGTGGTGGCAGCATGGGGTCAAGATCCAACTGCTGCTGTCTCAGCCTTCCAATTGAGTGTTGGGCTAGCGGGTACTTCAAACAAGACAGTGAAACTTCCCAAGAACTTCACCTTGTTAGGTCCAGGGCCAGGGTACACCTGTGGCCCTGCCAAGGTTGTGCCTTCCACCGCTTTCCTCACACCAGACCACCGCCGCAAGACTCAGGCACTGA TGACATGGAACGTGACCTGCACTTATTCCCAGTTTCTTGCCAGGAAAAACCCAAGTTGTTGTGTTTCTTTCTCATCCTTCTACAATGACACAATCACTCCTTGCCCCTCTTGTGCTTGTGGTTGCCAGAACAAGAACAAGTGTGTCAA GAGCGACTCTaaaattcttcaaatgaagGGAATAAACACTCCGAAGAAAGACAACACACCACTGTTGCAATGCACACACCACATGTGCCCTGTCCGGGTGCACTGGCATGTGAAGCAAAACTATAAGGACTATTGGCGTGTGAAGCTTGCTGTTACAAACTTCAACTATCGGATGAACTACACGCTTTGGAGTCTAGTTGTTCAGCATCCAAATCTCAACAATGTGACACAAGTTTTCAGCTTTGATTACAAACCTCTTGTTCCCTACGAATCTATAA ATGACACAGGTATGTTCTACGGCATGAAATACTATAATGACTTACTCATGGAAGCTGGACCATTTGGTAACATTCAGTCAGAGGTGCTTCTTCAAAAGGACAAGAACACTTTCACCTTCAAGCAAGGATGGGCATTTCCTCGCAAAGTTTACTTCAATGGTGATGAATGCATGCTGCCCCCACCCGATACATACCCACATCTGCCTAATTCTGCCCCTAAAAGCCTACTTGCCTTATCAACATTGATTTCTTCATTGATTTTCTTGTTGATATCTATCTGGTGA